From the Lathyrus oleraceus cultivar Zhongwan6 chromosome 4, CAAS_Psat_ZW6_1.0, whole genome shotgun sequence genome, one window contains:
- the LOC127138364 gene encoding probable beta-1,3-galactosyltransferase 2, protein MPVLIVNGLPVSGKPERVESTPRKKCFMVIGINTAFSSRKRRDSVRETWMPQAEDRKKLEEEKGIVIRFVIGHSSTLGGILDKAIEAEENLHADFLRLNHVEGYMELSAKTKTYFSTVVALWDAEFYVKVDDDVHVNLATLGSTLSMHRMKPRVYVGCMKSGPVLAQRGVKYHEPEYWKFGEIGNKYFRHATGQLYAISQDLATYISINQDVLHKYANEDVSLGSWFIGLDVEHIDDRRICCGSPPDCEWKAQAGNTCIATFDWKCSGICKSVTRMKYIHERCGEDENALWSTTF, encoded by the exons ATGCCTGTACTTATAGTCAATGGTTTGCCTGTATCAGGAAAGCCAGAGAGAGTTGAATCAACTCCGAGGAAAAAATGTTTCATGGTTATAGGGATCAATACAGCTTTCAGTAGCAGAAAACGAAGAGATTCTGTTCGAGAAACATGGATGCCACAAG CTGAGGATAGAAAAAAGTTGGAGGAAGAAAAGGGCATAGTCATACGTTTTGTTATAGGTCACAG TTCTACATTAGGTGGAATTCTTGACAAAGCTATTGAAGCCGAGGAAAATCTTCATGCTGACTTTTTGAGGCTG AATCACGTCGAGGGATACATGGAATTATCAGCTAAGACGAAAACATACTTTTCAACCGTTGTTGCCTTGTGGGATGCAGAATTTTATGTCAAAGTTGATGATGACGTTCATGTGAATTTAG CAACACTTGGGTCGACTCTGAGTATGCACCGCATGAAACCTCGGGTGTATGTTGGGTGCATGAAATCTGGTCCCGTCCTTGCTCAGAG GGGAGTGAAATACCATGAACCGGAATACTGGAAGTTTGGCGAGATTGGAAACAAGTACTTTCGTCATGCTACTGGACAATTATATGCCATTTCACAAGATTTGGCTACTTATATATCGATAAATCA GGATGTGCTGCATAAATATGCGAATGAAGATGTTTCATTGGGATCATGGTTCATAGGTTTAGATGTGGAACATATCGACGATAGGAGAATATGTTGCGGTTCACCTCCTG ATTGTGAGTGGAAGGCTCAGGCAGGTAATACATGCATTGCTACATTTGATTGGAAATGCAGCGGGATTTGCAAGTCTGTTACGAGGATGAAGTATATTCACGAGCGTTGCGGAGAGGATGAAAATGCATTGTGGAGCACAACTTTCTGA